The proteins below are encoded in one region of Pseudomonas entomophila L48:
- a CDS encoding enoyl-CoA hydratase codes for MAFETILLDIHGKVGLITLNRPQALNALNAQIVGEINQALDQLEKDPNIGCVVLTGSAKAFAAGADIKEMADLKYPQIYVEDLFSDADRIANRRKPIIAAVSGFALGGGCELAMMCDFILAGDNAKFGQPEINLGVLPGMGGTQRLTRAIGKAKAMELCLTGRLMGAEEAERAGLVARIVPQAELVEEALKVAATIASKSIPVSMMVKESVNRAFEVTLSEGVRFERRVFHAAFATEDQKEGMAAFIAKREAQFKDR; via the coding sequence ATGGCATTCGAAACCATCCTGTTGGACATCCACGGCAAGGTCGGCCTGATCACCCTCAACCGCCCACAGGCGCTCAACGCGCTGAATGCGCAGATCGTCGGCGAGATCAACCAGGCCCTGGACCAGCTGGAAAAGGACCCGAACATCGGCTGCGTGGTGCTGACGGGCTCCGCCAAGGCCTTCGCCGCAGGTGCCGACATCAAGGAAATGGCGGACCTGAAGTACCCGCAGATCTACGTCGAGGACCTGTTCAGCGACGCCGATCGTATCGCCAACCGGCGCAAGCCGATCATCGCCGCGGTGTCGGGCTTCGCCCTGGGCGGTGGTTGCGAGCTGGCGATGATGTGCGACTTCATCCTCGCTGGCGACAACGCCAAGTTCGGCCAGCCGGAAATCAACCTGGGCGTGCTGCCAGGCATGGGCGGCACTCAGCGCCTGACCCGTGCGATCGGTAAGGCCAAGGCCATGGAGCTGTGCCTGACTGGCCGCCTGATGGGCGCCGAGGAAGCCGAACGCGCCGGCCTGGTGGCGCGTATCGTGCCGCAGGCCGAGCTGGTGGAGGAAGCGCTGAAGGTGGCCGCAACCATCGCCAGCAAGTCGATCCCGGTGAGCATGATGGTCAAGGAGAGCGTCAACCGTGCCTTTGAAGTCACCCTGAGTGAAGGCGTGCGCTTCGAGCGTCGGGTGTTCCACGCCGCCTTCGCCACCGAAGACCAGA
- a CDS encoding acyl-CoA dehydrogenase, producing MLVTEEQQQIADAVRAFAQERLKPFAEQWDKEHRFPKEAIEEMAGLGLFGMLVPEQYGGSDTGYVAYAMALEEIAAGDGACSTIMSVHNSVGCVPILKFGTEAQKQQFLAPLASGAMLGAFALTEPQAGSDASSLKTRARLDGDHYVLNGSKQFITSGQNAGVVIVFAVTDPDAGKRGITAFIVPTDAPGYQVARVEDKLGQHASDTCQIVFDNVRVPVANRLGEEGQGYKIALANLEGGRIGIASQSVGMARAAFEVARDYANERQSFGKPLIEHQAVAFRLADMATRIAVARQMVLHAAALRDAGRPALVEASMAKLFASEMAEKVCSDALQTLGGYGYLSDFPLERIYRDVRVCQIYEGTSDIQRMVIARNL from the coding sequence ATGCTGGTAACTGAAGAGCAACAACAAATCGCCGACGCGGTGCGTGCTTTCGCCCAGGAACGGCTGAAACCGTTCGCCGAGCAGTGGGACAAGGAACATCGCTTCCCCAAGGAGGCCATCGAGGAGATGGCCGGGCTCGGCCTTTTCGGCATGCTGGTGCCGGAGCAGTACGGCGGCAGTGACACCGGCTATGTCGCCTATGCCATGGCCCTGGAAGAGATCGCCGCCGGCGACGGTGCCTGCTCGACCATCATGAGCGTGCACAACTCGGTGGGCTGCGTGCCGATCCTCAAGTTCGGTACCGAAGCGCAGAAGCAGCAGTTCCTGGCGCCATTGGCCAGTGGCGCGATGCTCGGCGCGTTCGCCCTGACCGAACCCCAGGCGGGTTCCGATGCCAGCAGCTTGAAGACCCGCGCACGCTTGGACGGTGATCACTACGTGCTCAACGGCAGCAAGCAGTTCATTACCTCCGGGCAAAACGCCGGCGTGGTAATCGTCTTCGCCGTGACTGATCCCGACGCCGGCAAGCGCGGCATCACCGCTTTCATCGTGCCCACCGACGCGCCCGGCTACCAGGTGGCGCGGGTCGAGGACAAGCTCGGCCAGCACGCCTCCGACACCTGCCAGATCGTCTTCGACAACGTGCGGGTGCCGGTAGCGAATCGCCTGGGCGAGGAAGGGCAGGGCTACAAGATCGCCCTGGCCAACCTCGAGGGCGGTCGCATTGGTATCGCCTCGCAGTCGGTGGGCATGGCCCGTGCCGCCTTCGAGGTGGCCCGCGACTACGCCAACGAACGCCAGAGCTTTGGCAAACCGCTGATCGAGCACCAGGCGGTGGCTTTCCGCCTGGCCGACATGGCGACCAGAATCGCCGTGGCCCGGCAGATGGTGCTGCACGCCGCCGCCCTGCGCGACGCCGGGCGCCCGGCGCTGGTGGAAGCCTCGATGGCCAAGCTTTTCGCCTCGGAAATGGCCGAAAAGGTCTGTTCGGACGCCTTGCAGACCTTGGGCGGTTATGGCTATCTGAGTGACTTCCCGCTGGAGCGGATCTACCGTGACGTCCGGGTCTGCCAGATCTACGAAGGCACCAGCGACATTCAGCGCATGGTCATTGCGCGCAATCTTTGA
- a CDS encoding acetyl-CoA C-acyltransferase, with amino-acid sequence MSLNHDPIVIVSAVRTPMGGLQGDLKSLTAPQLGSAAIRAAVERAGIDAASVEQVLFGCVLPAGQGQAPARQAALGAGLDKHTTCTTLNKMCGSGMQAAIMAHDQLLAGSADVIVAGGMESMTNAPYLLDKARGGYRMGHGKIIDHMFMDGLEDAYDKGRLMGTFAEDCAQKGDFSREAQDAFAITSLTRAQEAIKSGRFAAEIVPVEVTEGKEKRVIKDDEQPPKARLDKIPQLKPAFREGGTVTAANSSSISDGAAAMVLMRRSEAQKRGLKPLAVIHGHAAFADTPALFPTAPIGAIDKLMKRTGWNLAEVDLFEINEAFAVVTLAAMKQLDLPHDKVNIHGGACALGHPIGASGARILVTLLSALRQNNLRRGVAAICIGGGEATAMAVECLY; translated from the coding sequence ATGAGCCTGAACCACGATCCTATTGTCATCGTCAGCGCCGTGCGCACGCCCATGGGCGGCCTGCAGGGCGACCTCAAGAGCCTGACCGCGCCGCAACTGGGCAGCGCGGCGATCCGTGCCGCTGTCGAGCGTGCTGGCATCGATGCGGCCAGTGTCGAGCAGGTGCTGTTCGGCTGCGTGCTGCCGGCTGGGCAAGGTCAGGCGCCGGCGCGCCAGGCCGCCCTCGGTGCCGGTCTGGACAAGCACACCACTTGCACCACCCTGAACAAGATGTGTGGTTCGGGCATGCAGGCGGCGATCATGGCCCACGATCAACTGCTGGCGGGTAGCGCCGACGTGATCGTCGCCGGTGGCATGGAAAGCATGACCAACGCGCCGTACCTGTTGGACAAGGCCCGTGGCGGCTACCGCATGGGCCACGGCAAGATCATCGACCACATGTTCATGGACGGCCTTGAGGACGCCTACGACAAGGGCCGCCTGATGGGCACCTTCGCCGAGGACTGTGCGCAGAAAGGCGACTTCAGCCGCGAAGCCCAGGACGCTTTCGCCATTACCTCGCTGACCCGCGCCCAGGAGGCGATCAAGAGCGGCCGTTTCGCCGCCGAGATCGTCCCGGTGGAAGTCACCGAGGGCAAGGAGAAGCGCGTCATCAAGGATGACGAGCAGCCGCCCAAGGCACGCCTGGACAAGATCCCGCAGCTCAAGCCGGCCTTCCGCGAAGGCGGTACCGTCACCGCGGCCAACTCCAGCTCCATTTCCGATGGCGCTGCGGCAATGGTGCTGATGCGTCGCTCCGAAGCCCAGAAGCGCGGCCTCAAGCCGCTGGCCGTGATCCATGGCCATGCGGCCTTCGCCGATACCCCGGCGTTGTTCCCCACCGCGCCGATCGGCGCCATCGACAAGCTGATGAAGCGCACCGGCTGGAACCTGGCGGAAGTGGACCTGTTCGAAATCAACGAGGCCTTCGCCGTGGTCACTCTGGCGGCCATGAAGCAGCTCGACCTGCCCCACGACAAGGTCAACATCCATGGCGGCGCCTGCGCCCTGGGCCACCCGATCGGCGCTTCGGGCGCGCGTATCCTCGTGACCCTGCTGTCGGCCCTGCGCCAGAACAACCTGCGCCGCGGCGTGGCGGCCATCTGCATCGGTGGTGGCGAAGCGACGGCCATGGCGGTCGAGTGCCTGTACTGA
- a CDS encoding SDR family NAD(P)-dependent oxidoreductase: MQITHKHFIVSGAASGLGAATAQMLIEAGAKVMLVDLNAAAVEAKASELGANARFAVADISDEQAAKAAVDAAVSAFGSLHGLVNCAGIVGAEKVLGKNGPHALGSFAKVINVNLIGSFNLLRLAAAAMAEGQADEGGERGVIINTASIAAYDGQIGQAAYAASKGAIASLTLPAARELARFGIRVMTIAPGIFETPMMAGMTEEVRASLSAGVPFPPRLGRPQEYAALARHIIENSMLNGEVIRLDGALRMAAK; encoded by the coding sequence ATGCAAATCACTCACAAGCACTTCATCGTCAGCGGCGCGGCCTCGGGCCTGGGCGCCGCCACTGCGCAGATGCTCATCGAGGCGGGCGCCAAGGTCATGCTGGTCGACCTGAACGCCGCCGCCGTCGAGGCCAAGGCAAGCGAGCTGGGCGCCAACGCGCGCTTCGCGGTGGCCGACATCAGCGACGAGCAGGCCGCCAAGGCCGCGGTCGATGCCGCCGTCAGCGCCTTCGGCAGCCTGCACGGGCTGGTCAACTGTGCTGGCATCGTCGGTGCCGAGAAGGTCCTGGGCAAGAACGGCCCGCACGCACTGGGCAGCTTCGCCAAGGTTATCAACGTCAACCTGATCGGCAGCTTCAACCTGCTGCGCCTGGCTGCCGCGGCCATGGCCGAAGGGCAGGCGGACGAAGGCGGGGAGCGTGGCGTGATCATCAATACCGCCTCCATCGCCGCCTACGATGGCCAGATTGGCCAGGCGGCCTATGCCGCGTCCAAAGGCGCTATCGCCAGCCTCACCTTGCCGGCCGCCCGTGAACTGGCACGCTTCGGCATCCGTGTGATGACCATCGCCCCCGGCATTTTCGAAACCCCCATGATGGCCGGCATGACCGAGGAAGTCCGTGCCTCGCTGTCCGCCGGCGTGCCGTTCCCGCCACGCCTGGGCCGCCCGCAGGAATACGCGGCGCTGGCCCGCCACATCATCGAGAACAGCATGCTCAACGGCGAGGTTATCCGTCTCGACGGCGCGCTGCGCATGGCTGCCAAGTAA
- a CDS encoding acyl-CoA synthetase, whose translation MRDYAEAARSFDHAQAAAAALHGNFEALNACVECCDRHAGMGKTALVWEDRDGDGGRYSFDQLQALAARFANVLKAQGVGAGDRVAGLMPRTPELLVTILATWRLGAVYQPLFTAFGPKAIEHRLEQSHAKVVVTDRNNRPKLDDVADCPTIVTVGAAEGELDFQRSLEAAASDCAPVMRTGNDPFLLMFTSGTTGPAKPLEVPLRAIVAFQGYMRDAIDLRPEDNFWNLADPGWAYGLYYAVTGPLSLGHATTFYDGPFSVESCARVIDKLGITNLAGSPTAYRLLIAAGSAFSAPIKGRLRVVSSAGEPLNPEVIRWFADELGVTIHDHYGQTELGMVLCNHHALSHPVHLGSAGFAIPGHRIVVVDEQGNELPAGQPGILAVDREQSPLCWFAGYHGLPTKAFVGKYYLSGDTVELNQDGSISFVGRSDDVITTSGYRVGPFDVESALVEHPAVVEAAVIGKPDPERTELIKAFVVLGKGFEGSPELEETLRQHVRQRLYAHAYPREIEFVGELPKTPSGKLQRFILRNQEIARQQAAQPIAAGA comes from the coding sequence ATGCGCGATTACGCCGAAGCCGCCCGTTCGTTCGACCATGCCCAGGCTGCTGCGGCGGCGCTGCATGGCAACTTCGAGGCCCTCAACGCTTGTGTCGAGTGCTGCGACCGCCACGCCGGCATGGGCAAAACCGCTCTGGTCTGGGAAGACCGTGACGGCGACGGCGGGCGATACTCCTTTGACCAGTTGCAGGCCTTGGCCGCGCGCTTTGCCAATGTGCTCAAGGCGCAAGGCGTAGGGGCGGGTGACCGGGTCGCCGGGCTGATGCCGCGTACCCCGGAACTGTTGGTTACCATTCTCGCCACCTGGCGCCTGGGCGCGGTCTATCAGCCGCTGTTTACCGCGTTCGGGCCCAAAGCCATCGAGCACCGCCTCGAGCAGTCCCATGCCAAGGTAGTGGTCACTGACCGCAACAACCGACCCAAGCTCGACGACGTGGCGGATTGCCCGACCATCGTCACGGTCGGCGCGGCCGAGGGCGAGCTGGACTTCCAGCGCAGCCTTGAAGCCGCCGCCAGCGATTGCGCGCCGGTGATGCGCACGGGCAACGATCCGTTCCTGCTGATGTTCACCTCAGGCACCACGGGGCCGGCCAAGCCGCTGGAAGTACCGCTGCGGGCCATCGTCGCCTTCCAGGGCTACATGCGCGACGCCATCGACCTGCGCCCGGAGGACAACTTCTGGAACCTGGCCGACCCAGGTTGGGCCTATGGGCTCTATTACGCTGTCACCGGGCCGCTTTCGCTGGGCCACGCCACCACGTTCTACGACGGCCCGTTCAGCGTCGAAAGCTGCGCCCGGGTCATCGACAAGCTGGGCATCACCAACCTGGCGGGTTCACCGACGGCCTATCGCCTGTTGATCGCGGCGGGCAGCGCGTTCTCGGCACCGATCAAGGGCCGCCTGCGCGTGGTCAGCAGTGCCGGCGAACCGCTCAACCCCGAAGTGATCCGCTGGTTCGCCGACGAGCTCGGGGTGACCATCCACGACCACTACGGCCAGACCGAGTTGGGCATGGTGTTGTGCAACCACCATGCGCTGTCGCATCCGGTACACCTGGGCTCGGCCGGTTTCGCCATCCCTGGCCATCGCATCGTGGTGGTGGACGAGCAGGGCAACGAACTGCCAGCCGGCCAGCCCGGTATCCTCGCGGTTGACCGCGAGCAGTCGCCGCTGTGCTGGTTCGCCGGTTACCACGGGTTGCCGACCAAGGCCTTCGTCGGCAAGTACTACCTGTCCGGCGACACCGTCGAACTCAACCAGGACGGCAGCATCAGCTTCGTCGGCCGCAGCGACGATGTGATCACCACCTCCGGCTACCGGGTCGGCCCGTTCGACGTGGAGAGCGCACTGGTCGAGCACCCGGCGGTGGTCGAGGCGGCAGTGATCGGCAAGCCGGATCCTGAGCGCACCGAGCTGATCAAGGCCTTCGTGGTGCTTGGAAAGGGCTTCGAGGGCAGCCCCGAGCTGGAGGAAACCTTGCGCCAGCACGTACGCCAGCGCCTTTATGCCCACGCCTATCCCCGTGAAATCGAATTCGTCGGCGAGCTGCCCAAGACCCCGAGCGGCAAGCTGCAACGCTTCATCCTGCGCAACCAGGAAATCGCCCGACAACAAGCCGCGCAGCCGATCGCTGCGGGCGCCTGA
- a CDS encoding NEL-type E3 ubiquitin ligase domain-containing protein yields MKANPPAQPVATKLERSHKLLDDFIGAKLPAWLKQASVHRLKALHEAFTAHEKSRKRLAQATSGLVSAQQFAEQKLKPMLEALLPDGPALDALEWISAWYEVSPIMSTPSVEPRSIRLSARLRLMQNFSASSSFFVATGLVRSGASVVLVDPDDVARRCRTLDLGKQYQTLIGQVLTPANRTLLAQHKRDAFALMCELALCREQISVEQYMALSQLASAKADQPGQQCFASAGELRMLGCIVENALKIQLRDGAGEDKGVILYVPDDGQNSLRYFQSSERMALALVSELGNADIRRDFRERIRLRDRAAFSKLLDMRLSDDAPDLALEAGSPGQDIFTTLANSQIGRFQDDGKLLLVSSADADQRAANERLEAWTEFGLSVLGLAGLGIPIVGVALFATLVVDTLAHVYEGVVDWSEGHQHEALEHLFHVAETVAITAATAAGATVATRVFARSAFVDDLDPVKWGGGSRLWSADLQVYESDPGAAPLLDNGLYGEGTRRWLRVEDKYYELKQDLPGKSWRLRHASREDGFGPPVDFNGERSWRIRLERPLEWDDSTLMLNRLWPMDPPLSDKMANRILRVAGVDKDELRGVLVENRPAPVALRDTLRRYMATQRITALFSALKAPNAVLEDAQLMAWCKARDDMRALDEEAIGKQLLARRHELWEPLQKYLAEETLLAEDPLEALPDEAVATDELLVQLQSEFPGLPPAYAAEALQSADSVLRRVATDESRLPMAILRQVRPLLFQARLTRALEGLLLGISYSDGTGELVLGLLSRLANWPRSINLELREGSPFGRLISVMDPQGVPGKRTILVWRSGQFHLYDAQGMALEREVEAPGGLFQALIAVLGVGGKQALELSGAAPAEQLREAVIALLPNTRAGVVNRLGWRPGTPRFNPGRRLPDGRVGYTLGGSLSRSAGTLDTLRQRARALYPSLSVVEVDRMVHEWEVSTGDAIEELLSQETNFTFLDDALIAWEREPRSRSMRNRRRQFSNRLRGAWRYEGETVRSRSGDRIGRVLNTEGWRVGTLPELPAEVDMGHIYELRMSGMDLLDVQPNFLGCFDSLESLNLNNNLLTSVPAQVTQLPRLRRLELRSNRIHMNAAGTAALSRLEALETLVLDFNPLRSLDLDFSRLTRLEVLRVNRCSLRSVPAGLERCAQLIVADLRFNLISTVPNGLMATSRAFRRRVNLDGNPLPLQTLTAFMAGDAGEPVEAPQPAVADPLQRWLETVEPQARPVRRAMWLRVQQLQGSTELFNLLASLTRTQDFIQAPDYIGEQVWQLIEDLDTDTTLRDDLFTHAGVQLTCHDSVAERFSRIWLRALVHHAEAEGKTGHHGDYLLRLGRALYRLDRLDEFAREEVMQREALGQDVDELEVVLGLRVELADTLGLIGQPRSMLFSAIADITVVLKERAVDAVLADETDGQLVQSLVNREFWRDYLKQRHATLFAKHDEEFVDKLAELDEQAMSSDEYLKACNAVATEREASERAVLLALSQDVLDQEALGLKLDPEDGESAQPD; encoded by the coding sequence CTCCTGGATGACTTCATCGGCGCCAAGCTGCCTGCCTGGCTCAAGCAGGCGTCCGTGCACCGACTCAAGGCCCTGCATGAAGCCTTCACGGCCCATGAGAAAAGCCGCAAGCGCCTGGCGCAGGCGACTTCAGGACTGGTGTCGGCACAGCAGTTCGCCGAGCAGAAACTCAAGCCGATGCTCGAAGCGCTGTTGCCCGACGGCCCCGCACTCGATGCCCTGGAGTGGATCAGTGCCTGGTATGAAGTGTCGCCCATCATGTCCACGCCAAGCGTCGAACCCCGTTCCATACGCTTATCCGCAAGGCTTCGGCTGATGCAGAACTTTTCCGCGTCCTCGTCGTTCTTCGTTGCAACCGGCCTGGTGCGCAGTGGCGCTTCGGTTGTACTGGTCGACCCCGACGATGTCGCCCGCCGGTGCCGCACGTTGGACCTGGGCAAGCAGTACCAGACCCTGATCGGACAGGTGCTCACGCCGGCCAATCGCACGCTGCTCGCCCAGCACAAGCGCGATGCGTTCGCCCTGATGTGCGAGCTCGCCCTGTGCCGCGAGCAGATCAGCGTCGAGCAGTACATGGCACTGAGCCAACTGGCGAGCGCAAAAGCCGACCAGCCAGGCCAGCAATGCTTCGCCAGCGCGGGTGAGTTGCGTATGTTGGGGTGCATCGTCGAAAACGCGTTGAAAATCCAGTTGCGCGATGGGGCGGGTGAGGACAAGGGCGTGATCCTGTACGTGCCCGACGATGGGCAGAATTCCCTGCGGTATTTCCAATCGTCCGAGCGGATGGCGCTGGCACTGGTGAGTGAACTGGGCAATGCCGATATCCGGCGGGACTTCCGCGAGCGGATTCGCCTGCGTGATCGGGCCGCCTTCAGCAAGTTGCTGGACATGCGCCTGAGCGATGATGCGCCTGATCTTGCGCTTGAGGCAGGCTCCCCCGGGCAAGACATCTTCACCACCCTGGCCAACAGCCAGATCGGGCGGTTCCAGGATGATGGCAAGCTGTTGTTGGTCTCGAGCGCGGACGCTGACCAACGGGCCGCCAACGAGCGCCTGGAGGCCTGGACCGAGTTCGGCCTCAGTGTGCTCGGGCTCGCCGGCCTGGGTATCCCGATCGTTGGCGTGGCGCTGTTCGCGACCTTGGTGGTGGACACGCTCGCACACGTCTACGAAGGCGTTGTCGACTGGAGCGAGGGGCACCAGCATGAAGCGCTCGAACACCTGTTCCACGTCGCCGAGACCGTGGCCATCACGGCGGCCACTGCTGCCGGGGCGACTGTGGCGACGCGGGTGTTCGCGCGCAGTGCGTTCGTCGATGACCTGGACCCGGTCAAGTGGGGTGGTGGTTCGCGGCTGTGGAGCGCCGATCTGCAGGTATACGAGTCGGACCCCGGCGCCGCGCCGCTTCTGGATAACGGCCTGTATGGCGAAGGCACGCGGCGCTGGCTGCGTGTCGAAGACAAGTACTACGAGCTAAAGCAGGACCTCCCGGGTAAATCGTGGCGTTTGCGCCATGCCAGTCGCGAGGATGGTTTTGGGCCGCCGGTCGACTTCAATGGCGAGCGAAGCTGGCGCATCCGCCTGGAGCGGCCTCTGGAGTGGGATGACAGCACGCTGATGCTCAACCGCCTGTGGCCGATGGACCCGCCACTGTCCGACAAGATGGCCAATCGGATCCTGCGGGTTGCCGGTGTCGACAAGGACGAACTGCGAGGTGTGCTCGTGGAGAACCGTCCGGCGCCAGTTGCCTTGCGTGACACGTTGCGCCGCTATATGGCGACGCAGCGGATCACGGCGTTGTTCAGCGCACTGAAGGCACCCAACGCGGTCCTCGAGGACGCCCAGCTCATGGCATGGTGCAAGGCCCGTGACGACATGCGGGCGCTGGATGAAGAGGCGATCGGCAAGCAATTGCTGGCGCGTCGCCATGAGCTTTGGGAGCCCCTGCAGAAATACCTGGCCGAAGAGACGTTACTCGCCGAAGACCCTCTGGAGGCACTGCCGGATGAGGCGGTGGCGACAGATGAGCTGCTCGTGCAATTGCAAAGCGAGTTTCCCGGCTTGCCCCCGGCATATGCGGCGGAGGCCCTGCAAAGCGCCGATTCCGTGCTGCGGCGGGTCGCAACCGATGAGTCCCGCCTGCCAATGGCCATTCTCAGGCAAGTCCGCCCGCTGCTTTTCCAGGCGCGGCTGACGCGTGCCTTGGAAGGCCTTCTGCTGGGCATCAGCTACAGCGACGGAACCGGTGAACTGGTGCTGGGCCTGCTGTCCAGGCTTGCCAATTGGCCTAGGTCGATCAACCTTGAGCTGCGCGAGGGCTCCCCTTTCGGCCGCCTGATCAGTGTGATGGACCCGCAAGGGGTACCAGGAAAACGCACCATCCTGGTCTGGCGGTCGGGACAGTTCCACCTCTATGACGCCCAGGGAATGGCGTTGGAGCGGGAAGTCGAGGCGCCCGGCGGTTTGTTCCAGGCCTTGATCGCGGTATTGGGGGTTGGTGGGAAGCAGGCGCTCGAACTCTCGGGGGCGGCGCCCGCCGAGCAGTTGCGCGAGGCGGTGATCGCCTTGCTGCCGAACACCCGGGCCGGTGTCGTCAATCGGTTGGGCTGGAGGCCAGGCACGCCTCGATTCAACCCAGGCAGGCGTTTGCCCGACGGGCGCGTCGGCTACACCCTGGGCGGGTCCCTCTCACGAAGCGCCGGGACCCTGGACACGCTAAGGCAACGTGCCCGGGCGCTCTACCCCTCGCTGAGTGTCGTCGAGGTGGACAGGATGGTCCACGAGTGGGAGGTGAGCACAGGGGATGCCATCGAAGAGCTGCTGTCCCAGGAAACCAACTTCACCTTCCTCGATGACGCACTGATCGCCTGGGAGCGCGAGCCACGCAGCCGGAGCATGCGCAACCGGCGCCGGCAGTTCTCCAATCGCTTGCGCGGTGCCTGGCGGTACGAAGGGGAAACGGTCCGCAGCCGCAGCGGCGACAGGATCGGGCGAGTCCTGAATACCGAGGGCTGGCGTGTCGGCACATTGCCGGAACTGCCAGCTGAGGTCGACATGGGGCACATCTATGAATTGCGGATGTCCGGCATGGACTTGCTGGATGTGCAACCGAATTTCCTGGGTTGCTTTGATTCCCTGGAATCCCTGAACCTGAACAACAACCTGTTGACCTCGGTACCCGCTCAGGTTACCCAGCTACCCCGTCTCAGAAGGCTGGAGCTGAGGTCCAACCGGATCCACATGAACGCTGCGGGGACGGCTGCGTTGTCCAGGCTCGAGGCGCTGGAGACACTGGTGCTCGATTTCAACCCCCTGCGTTCACTCGACCTGGACTTTTCCCGCCTCACTCGACTGGAGGTCCTGAGAGTGAATCGCTGTTCCCTGAGAAGCGTGCCGGCGGGTCTCGAGCGGTGCGCTCAACTGATAGTGGCTGACCTGCGCTTCAACCTTATCTCCACGGTTCCCAATGGGCTGATGGCCACGTCAAGGGCGTTCAGGCGGCGGGTGAACCTGGATGGCAATCCATTGCCATTGCAAACCCTGACCGCGTTCATGGCCGGGGATGCTGGCGAGCCTGTCGAGGCGCCACAGCCGGCGGTCGCCGACCCGTTGCAGCGTTGGCTCGAGACGGTCGAGCCACAGGCGCGCCCAGTGCGGCGCGCCATGTGGTTGCGCGTTCAGCAGCTCCAAGGCAGCACCGAGCTGTTCAATCTGCTGGCCAGTCTCACCAGAACCCAGGACTTCATTCAGGCGCCTGACTACATTGGCGAGCAGGTCTGGCAGTTGATAGAGGATCTCGACACCGACACTACGTTGCGTGACGACCTCTTCACCCACGCTGGGGTGCAACTCACCTGCCACGACAGTGTCGCAGAGCGTTTCAGCCGTATATGGCTGCGGGCGTTGGTGCATCATGCCGAGGCAGAAGGCAAGACCGGTCATCATGGTGATTATCTCCTGAGGCTGGGGCGCGCCCTCTATCGTCTGGACCGTCTGGATGAGTTTGCCAGGGAGGAAGTCATGCAGCGCGAGGCGCTGGGCCAGGATGTCGACGAACTCGAAGTCGTGCTTGGCCTGCGGGTCGAATTGGCGGACACCCTGGGGCTGATCGGGCAACCCCGGTCGATGCTGTTCTCCGCCATCGCGGACATCACGGTGGTGCTCAAAGAGCGGGCCGTCGACGCCGTGCTGGCGGATGAGACCGATGGGCAGCTGGTGCAGAGCCTGGTCAATCGCGAGTTCTGGCGCGACTACCTGAAGCAGCGCCATGCCACGCTGTTCGCCAAGCATGACGAGGAGTTCGTCGACAAGCTCGCCGAGCTGGACGAGCAGGCGATGAGCAGCGACGAGTACCTCAAGGCTTGCAATGCCGTGGCGACGGAGCGTGAGGCCAGCGAGCGGGCCGTGCTGCTTGCGCTCAGCCAGGATGTGCTGGACCAGGAAGCTCTGGGGCTGAAGCTCGACCCGGAGGATGGCGAATCCGCTCAGCCGGATTGA